In the Wyeomyia smithii strain HCP4-BCI-WySm-NY-G18 chromosome 2, ASM2978416v1, whole genome shotgun sequence genome, one interval contains:
- the LOC129721605 gene encoding U3 small nucleolar ribonucleoprotein protein IMP3: MVRKLKFHEQKLLKKVDFFNWKETNNLNEVKVMRKYNIQKREDYTTYNKLSRNVRELAAKIAEVDSKHPFRTEMSGLLLEKLYVLGLIPTKWDLENASKLSASSFCRRRLPVVLLRNNMSENIQHATKMIEHGHIRVGAEVVKDPAFLVPRTLEDFVTWVDGSAIRKHVLEYNDMRDDFEL, from the exons ATGGTTCGAAAACTCAAATTTCATGAACAGAAACTGCTTAAAAAAGTAGATTTCTTCAACTGGAAAGAAACTAACAATTTAAATGAAGTGAAGGTTATGCGCAAATACAACATTCAGAAACGCGAGGACTACACAAC ttacaataaactatctCGGAATGTTCGGGAACTAGCCGCAAAAATCGCAGAAGTCGATTCTAAGCATCCCTTTCGAACGGAAATGAGCGGTTTACTGTTGGAGAAACTATACGTTTTAGGTCTAATACCGACCAAATGGGATCTGGAGAACGCCAGCAAACTGAGTGCTTCATCTTTCTGTCGGAGACGACTTCCTGTTGTACTGCTGAGGAACAATATGTCCGAGAATATACAGCACGCTACAAAAATGATCGAGCATGGCCACATACGGGTTGGTGCCGAGGTAGTCAAAGATCCTGCTTTTCTAGTGCCCCGAACATTAGAAGATTTTGTGACGTGGGTGGATGGATCAGCGATTAGAAAACATGTACTTGAATACAATGATATGCGAGATGATTTCGAGTTGTAA
- the LOC129721604 gene encoding otolith matrix protein OMM-64, with protein sequence MSRGGGRGYPRGGSRGGSSYRGGGSYRGSDHSSYNGRDQSRNRYSGGNSYTDSRSSRYDSNRYSRQDSRQDGGGYKRNDSYKQDSRDRRSPDRKRPRTDHTAQGNRREYGTGGGGGSGDYHHRRDNSSGGRGGSSSRYHHDSGSSSYDKRGNDHHSSTGAGGGAGSRDRFDNRSSSRGRGIGSADRSRETMGPPRSMGPRNSSIGGRGPPPPMRTTLGGSRPMHMMSTIRRGMTRGRINSHFRNDGRRGIMTTRFPQRRDIRGIPPLRRRFTTIRSRDVGRIGIGKKMDTVSRKALIKRALEAAKELDDDHTTENEGDDDEEADEDKDTTGAEGADGKVDLNDEGGEDDDGDKTEKEDEDDDDDAEGDKATEKGDEDKEGDKGDDTKEDGDGDEDTKKESSTSPKKGVKKSVSKTGSEAKSDDKDGEKKKKETKITTKYRSSTYIKLNCCHCGTKCVTFKEYHTHLYRGLHRAAMRRLAGKTRDKLMEMRQAQRVAQKEADEIVEEGSEQKSSYCVLCQLNFRQPKAVHQKSDGHKEMKRFLMPYCATCKIGFKSPMAYEAHRASLEHLKFKARVERYANKDDSGEDGGAEIRLENFMTVDEVGNVDEPTDSSKDNTSTPKKSAGADNSSTGRPGTDDDEDESDDVDEETVIGSEHVKKVEVQYCDLCNMYLPRREDPEKALRLHCKSRPHLKVYIRNREDKKLRERAERIHKKKLTDAKAKKDAKKGEKDTSTSEADTSEKADAKSEKKTAGDKDATTDDQMWEVVDNDLGDLLREVSGPAEDAEEEEDDEKTSSERYDKFRHTEKNGLESKIHDSNVDEEDVSSTEKTGSGKKPANGDATGADKGVAAEV encoded by the exons ATGAGTCGTGGAGGTGGAAGAGGATACCCGCGTGGCGGTTCAAGGGGCGGAAGTTCATACCGTGGTGGTGGCAGCTATCGTGGATCTGATCATAGCAGCTACAACGGAAGGGATCAGTCTCGTAACCGGTACAGTGGAGGCAATTCATACACCGATTCTCGCTCATCTCGGTACGATAGCAACCGGTATTCGCGACAAGACAGCCGTCAGGATGGCGGTGGTTACAAACGTAATGATTCCTACAAG CAAGATTCTCGGGATCGTCGTTCACCGGATCGTAAGCGCCCGAGAACGGATCACACCGCTCAG GGTAATCGTCGTGAGTACGGTACAGGTGGAGGAGGTGGCAGCGGAGACTATCACCATCGTCGTGATAACAGCAGTGGTGGTCGCGGAGGCTCATCCAGCCGGTACCATCATGATAGCGGTAGCTCATCCTACGATAAACGTGGCAATGATCATCATTCGTCTACGGGCGCGGGCGGCGGAGCTGGCAGCCGTGATCGGTTTGATAATCGCAGCAGCAGTCGTGGACGCGGCATCGGAAGTGCAGACAGATCACGGGAGACGATGGGACCCCCACGATCAATGGGACCTCGTAACAGTAGTATTGGTGGTCGAGGACCTCCACCACCGATGCGGACAACGTTGGGCGGATCGCGACCGATGCACATGATGTCAACCATTAGACGAGGTATGACCCGCGGTAGAATTAACAGTCATTTCAGGAACGACGGACGGCGTGGAATAATGACCACCCGATTTCCCCAACGTCGGGACATAAGAGGTATTCCTCCTCTGAGACGCCGCTTCACCACCATTCGTAGTCGGGACGTAGGTCGCATTGGAATTGGCAAAAAGATGGACACCGTTTCTCGAAA GGCATTGATCAAACGAGCTCTTGAGGCTGCCAAAGAGCTAGACGATGATCACACCACAGAGAACGAGGGTGATGATGATGAGGAAGCCGATGAAGATAAGGATACCACTGGAGCCGAGGGCGCCGATGGCAAGGTAGATCTGAACGATGAAGGTGGTGAAGACGATGATGGTGACAAAACGGAAAAAGAGGAcgaagatgatgatgacgacGCGGAAGGGGACAAAGCCACCGAGAAGGGTGACGAAGATAAGGAAGGTGATAAAGGCGATGACACGAAAGAAGATGGAGATGGTGACGAAGACACTAAAAAGGAATCATCGACAAGTCCCAAAAAAGGAGTCAAGAAGTCGGTATCTAAAACCGGAAGTGAGGCGAAATCTGACGACAAGGATGGGgagaagaaaaagaaagagacgAAAATTACGACCAAATATCGATCTTCAACATACATCAAACTCAACTGTTGCCATTGTGGTACAAAGTGTGTTACATTTAAg GAATACCATACCCATCTCTACCGTGGGTTGCACCGTGCTGCGATGCGTCGGTTGGCCGGCAAGACACGAGATAAGCTCATGGAAATGCGCCAAGCTCAGCGTGTGGCCCAAAAGGAAGCGGATGAAATAGTAGAGGAAGGCAGTGAGCAGAAATCTTCTTATTGCGTACTCTGTCAGCTTAATTTCCGACAGCCGAAAGCAGTTCATCAGAAATCGGACGGTCACAAGGAGATGAAGCGTTTCCTGATGCCCTATTGTGCAACTTGCAAGATTGGTTTCAAGAGTCCGATGGCATACGAAGCACATCGTGCCTCGCTAGAGCATCTGAAGTTTAAGGCTCGCGTCGAGCGATATGCCAATAAAGATGACTCGGGTGAAGATGGTGGAGCAGAAATTCGTTTGGAAAACTTTATGACTGTAGATGAAGTAGGAAATGTGGATGAGCCAACAGACAGTAGCAAGGATAATACGTCTACGCCGAAAAAGAGCGCAGGAGCGGATAACAGCTCAACTGGTCGACCTGGCACCGACGACGATGAAGATGAGAGCGATGACGTCGATGAAGAAACCGTCATCGGATCCGAGCACGTGAAGAAAGTTGAAGTGCAGTACTGCGATTTGTGCAATATGTACTTGCCTCGTCGAGAAGATCCGGAAAAGGCTCTTCGTTTACACTGCAAATCTCGACCACACTTGAAGGTATACATCAGAAATCGTGAGGATAAAAAGCTGCGAGAACGCGCAGAACGTATTCACAAGAAGAAGTTGACCGACGCCAAGGCGAAAAAAG ATGCCAAGAAGGGAGAAAAGGACACTAGTACATCAGAAGCCGATACCAGTGAAAAGGCCGATGCAAAGTCTGAAAAGAAAACCGCCGGTGATAAAGATGCTACCACCGATGACCAGATGTGGGAGGTTGTTGACAATGATCTCGGTGATTTATTACGTGAAGTTAGCGGCCCGGCGGAGGATGCTGAAGAAGAGGAAGACGATGAAAAGACAAGCTCCGAGCGGTATGACAAGTTTAGACATACTGAAAAGAACGGTTTGGAAAGTAAaattcacgattccaatgtggaTGAGGAAGATGTGTCCAGCACTGAGAAAACTGGCAGCGGCAAAAAGCCTGCCAACGGTGATGCTACCGGCGCAGACAAAGGAGTCGCGGCTGAAGTTTAA
- the LOC129722615 gene encoding uncharacterized PPE family protein PPE40-like isoform X2 has product MKLFVYLSVLFGALISRSVVKCTGVYPASYYGIKHNDGSYNHRYGTGGFNARYATNYATGAGGQYTAFNRYQSASSGFQPNSNAAFNGVSPNGPFSYRSPYNFGYGSGSPPYYTNSGYGGDGRGNYWYRNRAGNYDSPYAAGRLGAFASARSNSGLPNGLGAYYPSSSFGSYAGQSGAGFNALGYQPFTGGRYNPAISSSSDGSYNVGYQTPVFLRQGAGNAGKNFQETNRQLSADGVTSRDFVGNRPISGGQQPSPISPALDPPSRSRIGNGPDYDFSNARNSGQAVDSSRNPVGSHQLFGSRLGDSTGIGLGNPRGAGLHGFQSDVNNAGFSQRSSGPVDVVNPYINDARFSGSAAGGPGFSRENAGNANAQNSANRPLQQGLTNTGGVTNPSRLNNGLRYSPFGQSSSGLVGASGVGGFGQGFNAFDGTNRGFKGSPAGAANGAGFSFGNTQDTDRQGFTNAGQAFTSNSAQQSLPYKSRSVSGLQDTIGSLSSVASGAHNAHFEHGIVTGGDSNVTGSSMADSAQSSGAEQLSNGSLNNQSDNFQVSSQIENGKSVNTSTSEQQTSSVKNIDDRVEELE; this is encoded by the exons ATGAAGCTGTTTGTTTATTTAAGTGTCCTG TTTGGGGCACTAATTTCACGTAGTGTTGTAAAGTGCACGGGAGTTTATCCGGCTTCATATTATGGAATAAAACATAATGATGGGAGTTATAACCATAGATACGGAACAGGCGGTTTCAATGCTAGGTACGCTACAAATTACGCGACAGGAGCTGGTGGACAATATACAGCATTTAACCGATATCAAAGTGCATCATCTGGCTTTCAACCAAATTCTAATGCAg CATTTAATGGAGTGTCTCCCAACGGGCCTTTTTCGTACCGGAGTCCATATAATTTCGGATACGGTAGTGGAAGTCCTCCATATTACACTAATAGTGGCTATGGAGGTGATGGGCGGGGAAACTATTGGTACCGGAATCGAGCTGGAAATTACGATTCACCATATGCCGCGGGGCGGCTAGGCGCGTTCGCATCTGCACGTAGTAATAGTGGCTTACCGAACGGTTTGGGAGCATATTATCCCTCGTCTTCGTTCGGTTCATATGCCGGACAGAGCGGAGCGGGATTCAATGCATTGGGGTATCAACCGTTCACTGGCGGAAGGTATAACCCGGCAATTTCTTCAA GTTCCGACGGATCGTACAACGTTGGTTATCAAACACCAGTTTTTCTTCGTCAAGGAGCTGGCAATGCTGGTAAAAATTTCCAAg AAACAAATCGACAATTGTCAGCTGATGGGGTCACAAGCAGAGATTTTGTAGGCAACAGGCCAATCTCAGGTGGACAACAGCCGTCCCCAATATCGCCAGCATTGGATCCTCCATCCCGATCTCGAATAGGGAACGGTCCAGATTACGATTTCAGCAACGCTAGAAATTCTGGACAAGCCGTGGACTCAAGCCGCAATCCGGTAGGTTCACATCAGTTGTTCGGATCACGTCTGGGGGACTCTACAGGCATTGGCCTTGGAAATCCAAGAGGTGCTGGTTTGCATGGATTTCAAAGTGATGTTAATAATGCAGGATTTTCGCAACGATCGAGCGGTCCTGTCGATGTCGTTAATCCATATATCAACGATGCACGTTTTTCTGGATCAGCAGCAGGCGGACCGGGTTTCAGTAGAGAAAACGCTGGTAACGCCAATGCACAAAATTCAGCTAACCGTCCTTTGCAACAAGGATTAACAAATACCGGTGGTGTCACAAATCCTTCCCGTCTTAATAATGGTTTGCGTTATTCTCCATTTGGTCAAAGTTCGAGTGGATTGGTCGGTGCAAGCGGAGTGGGTGGTTTTGGTCAAGGTTTTAATGCGTTCGATGGTACAAACAGAGGCTTTAAAGGTAGTCCAGCTGGTGCGGCAAACGGTGCAGGTTTTTCGTTCGGTAATACTCAAGATACAGATCGACAAGGATTCACGAACGCAGGGCAAGCATTCACTAGTAATTCCGCTCAGCAGAGTTTGCCATATAAATCCAGAAGTGTAAGTGGTCTTCAAGATACTATAGGAAGCCTGTCATCCGTCGCCTCTGGAGCCCACAATGCACATTTTGAACATGGTATCGTAACCGGTGGAGACAGTAATGTTACTGGTTCATCAATGGCCGACTCGGCCCAATCGTCGGGAGCAGAACAGCTTTCAAATGGGTCACTAAATAATCAATCGGATAATTTTCAAGTTTCTTCTCAAATCGAAAACGGCAAAAGTGTCAACACATCTACTAGTGAGCAACAAACTAGCTCCGTGAAAAATATTGATGATAGGGTAGAAGAACTCGAGTAG
- the LOC129722615 gene encoding fibroin heavy chain-like isoform X1, whose protein sequence is MKLFVYLSVLFGALISRSVVKCTGVYPASYYGIKHNDGSYNHRYGTGGFNARYATNYATGAGGQYTAFNRYQSASSGFQPNSNAAFNGVSPNGPFSYRSPYNFGYGSGSPPYYTNSGYGGDGRGNYWYRNRAGNYDSPYAAGRLGAFASARSNSGLPNGLGAYYPSSSFGSYAGQSGAGFNALGYQPFTGGRYNPAISSSDGLQEPLGITGENENSFVTGSDGSYNVGYQTPVFLRQGAGNAGKNFQETNRQLSADGVTSRDFVGNRPISGGQQPSPISPALDPPSRSRIGNGPDYDFSNARNSGQAVDSSRNPVGSHQLFGSRLGDSTGIGLGNPRGAGLHGFQSDVNNAGFSQRSSGPVDVVNPYINDARFSGSAAGGPGFSRENAGNANAQNSANRPLQQGLTNTGGVTNPSRLNNGLRYSPFGQSSSGLVGASGVGGFGQGFNAFDGTNRGFKGSPAGAANGAGFSFGNTQDTDRQGFTNAGQAFTSNSAQQSLPYKSRSVSGLQDTIGSLSSVASGAHNAHFEHGIVTGGDSNVTGSSMADSAQSSGAEQLSNGSLNNQSDNFQVSSQIENGKSVNTSTSEQQTSSVKNIDDRVEELE, encoded by the exons ATGAAGCTGTTTGTTTATTTAAGTGTCCTG TTTGGGGCACTAATTTCACGTAGTGTTGTAAAGTGCACGGGAGTTTATCCGGCTTCATATTATGGAATAAAACATAATGATGGGAGTTATAACCATAGATACGGAACAGGCGGTTTCAATGCTAGGTACGCTACAAATTACGCGACAGGAGCTGGTGGACAATATACAGCATTTAACCGATATCAAAGTGCATCATCTGGCTTTCAACCAAATTCTAATGCAg CATTTAATGGAGTGTCTCCCAACGGGCCTTTTTCGTACCGGAGTCCATATAATTTCGGATACGGTAGTGGAAGTCCTCCATATTACACTAATAGTGGCTATGGAGGTGATGGGCGGGGAAACTATTGGTACCGGAATCGAGCTGGAAATTACGATTCACCATATGCCGCGGGGCGGCTAGGCGCGTTCGCATCTGCACGTAGTAATAGTGGCTTACCGAACGGTTTGGGAGCATATTATCCCTCGTCTTCGTTCGGTTCATATGCCGGACAGAGCGGAGCGGGATTCAATGCATTGGGGTATCAACCGTTCACTGGCGGAAGGTATAACCCGGCAATTTCTTCAAGTGACGGACTACAGGAGCCTTTAGGTATTACGggagaaaatgaaaattctttcgTTACAGGTTCCGACGGATCGTACAACGTTGGTTATCAAACACCAGTTTTTCTTCGTCAAGGAGCTGGCAATGCTGGTAAAAATTTCCAAg AAACAAATCGACAATTGTCAGCTGATGGGGTCACAAGCAGAGATTTTGTAGGCAACAGGCCAATCTCAGGTGGACAACAGCCGTCCCCAATATCGCCAGCATTGGATCCTCCATCCCGATCTCGAATAGGGAACGGTCCAGATTACGATTTCAGCAACGCTAGAAATTCTGGACAAGCCGTGGACTCAAGCCGCAATCCGGTAGGTTCACATCAGTTGTTCGGATCACGTCTGGGGGACTCTACAGGCATTGGCCTTGGAAATCCAAGAGGTGCTGGTTTGCATGGATTTCAAAGTGATGTTAATAATGCAGGATTTTCGCAACGATCGAGCGGTCCTGTCGATGTCGTTAATCCATATATCAACGATGCACGTTTTTCTGGATCAGCAGCAGGCGGACCGGGTTTCAGTAGAGAAAACGCTGGTAACGCCAATGCACAAAATTCAGCTAACCGTCCTTTGCAACAAGGATTAACAAATACCGGTGGTGTCACAAATCCTTCCCGTCTTAATAATGGTTTGCGTTATTCTCCATTTGGTCAAAGTTCGAGTGGATTGGTCGGTGCAAGCGGAGTGGGTGGTTTTGGTCAAGGTTTTAATGCGTTCGATGGTACAAACAGAGGCTTTAAAGGTAGTCCAGCTGGTGCGGCAAACGGTGCAGGTTTTTCGTTCGGTAATACTCAAGATACAGATCGACAAGGATTCACGAACGCAGGGCAAGCATTCACTAGTAATTCCGCTCAGCAGAGTTTGCCATATAAATCCAGAAGTGTAAGTGGTCTTCAAGATACTATAGGAAGCCTGTCATCCGTCGCCTCTGGAGCCCACAATGCACATTTTGAACATGGTATCGTAACCGGTGGAGACAGTAATGTTACTGGTTCATCAATGGCCGACTCGGCCCAATCGTCGGGAGCAGAACAGCTTTCAAATGGGTCACTAAATAATCAATCGGATAATTTTCAAGTTTCTTCTCAAATCGAAAACGGCAAAAGTGTCAACACATCTACTAGTGAGCAACAAACTAGCTCCGTGAAAAATATTGATGATAGGGTAGAAGAACTCGAGTAG